The Pollutimonas sp. M17 sequence CGCCATCAAGGGCGAAACGCTGGAAGACTACTGGAATTACACGCACCAGATCTTCGAATGGCCCAATGGCCAGCACGCCAACATGATCCTGGACGACGGCGGCGACGCCACCACCTTGCTGCACCTGGGCACCAAGGCCGAATCCGATATTTCCGTGCTGGATAAACCCGGCAGCGAGGAAGAGCGCGTGCTGTTCGCCTCGATCAAGGCCCAGTTGGCGCGCGATCCCAAGTGGTATTCGACGCGCCTGGCGCAGGTCAAGGGCGTGACCGAGGAAACCACGACGGGCGTGCATCGCCTGTATCAGATGTCCAAGAAGGGCGAGCTGGCCTTCCCGGCCATCAACGTCAACGATTCCGTCACCAAGTCCAAGTTCGACAACCTTTACGGTTGCCGCGAGTCGCTGGTCGACGGCATCAAGCGCGCCACCGATGTCATGGTCGCCGGCAAGATCGCCGTGGTCTGCGGCTTCGGCGACGTGGGCAAGGGTTGCGCCCAGGCGCTGGCCGCCCTGCGCGCCCAGGTGTGGGTCACCGAAGTCGATCCCATCTGCGCCCTGCAAGCCTCCATGGAAGGCTACAGGGTCGTGACCCTGGACGAAGCCGCCGACAAGGCCGATATTTTCGTGACCGCCACCGGCAACTACCATGTGATCACGCGCGACCATATGGATCGCATGAAGGATCAGGCCATCGTCTGCAACATCGGTCACTTCGACAACGAAATCGACGTGGCTTCCGTCGAGGGCCTTGAGTGGGAAGAAATCAAGCCGCAGGTTGACCACATCATTTTCCCCGACGGCAAGCGCATCATCCTGCTGGCCAAGGGCCGCCTGGTCAACCTGGGCTGCGCTACGGGTCACCCTTCGTTCGTGATGTCGGCCTCGTTCACCAACCAGACGATCGCGCAGATCGAACTGTTCACGCGCGGCCAGGCCTACGACAAGGGCCGCGTCTATGTGCTGCCCAAGCATCTGGACGAAAAAGTGGCGCGCCTGCACCTGAAGAAGCTGGGCGTGCAACTAACCGAGCTGCGCCAGGATCAGGCTGACTACATCAATGTGCCGGTGGCCGGGCCTTACAAGCCTGATCACTACCGCTACTAAGCGGGCATTGTGGCAGGCAAGTACGCCGCCGGGGCGCCGCCCCGGCGATTCAAGCAGGACTTATCGAAGGAGTGCTGGTCATGGAAATCATTCTTGTCTGGATATTGAACGCCGTTGCGCTGTTGATCGTGGCCTACATCTTGCCGGGCATCACGGTTGCATCCTTCGGTTCGGCCCTGATCGCCGCACTGGTGCTGGGCTTGCTGAACACGCTGGTCAAGCCGGTCCTTATTTTGCTGACCCTGCCCATCACCATCGTGACGCTGGGCCTGTTCCTGCTGGTGCTCAATGCGCTGGTCTTCTGGTTCGCGGGCTCGGTGCTGAAGGGCTTCCAGGTCAATGGCTTCTGGTGGGCGCTGCTGGGCGCGTTCGTCTACAGCATTGTGTCGGGTCTTTTATCCAGGTTGTTGGTTTCATGAGCAGTAGCAAGCAGGCTATAAGTTTGGAATTTTTCCCGCCGCGCGATATCGCGGCGCAGGAAAAGCTGGTACGGTCGGCCAAGCAGTTGCTGGCCCTGCATCCGGCCTATGTCAGCGTTACGTTCGGCGCGGGCGGTTCGACGCGGTCGGGCACGGCCGATACGGTGCGCCTGATGCAGAACCTGGGGTGCGATGCGGCGCCGCACTTGTCGTGCATAGGCGCGACGCGGGCGGTGCTGGGCGATATCCTTGATTCATACCGCGAGCTGGGCATCAGGCGCATCGTGGCGCTGCGCGGCGACCTGCCGTCCGGCATGGGCGGCGATGCGGGCGAGCTTCACTACGCCAGCCAGCTGGTGGAGTTCATACGGCAGCACAGCGGGGACTGGTTCCACATCGAGGTGGCGGCCTATCCCGAGGTGCATCCGCAGGCGGCAAGCGCGGCGTCGGACCTGGATCATTTCATCGAGAAGGTGAAGGCGGGGGCTGACAGCGCGATCACGCAGTATTTTTTCAATGCGGATGCCTACCATGATTTCGTGGAGCGGGTGCGCGCCAGGGGCGTGGACATCCCCATCGTTCCTGGGATCATGCCGATCACGAATTATTCGCAGCTGGCGCGGTTTTCCAATATGTGCGGGGCGGAGATTCCACGCTGGATGCGTCTGCGGCTGGCGGATTTCGGCGACGACAAGGCGTCGATCAAGGCGTTTGGCGTGGATGTGATTTCCGGGCTGTCGCAGGATCTGCTGGACAGCGGGGCGCCGGGGCTGCATTTCTATACGCTGAACAACGCGGAAGTGACGATGGCGATCTGGAAGCAGTTGCGGTTGGCTTGAGGGCGCCGCTGCTTTAAAACCTGCGATCACTGCGTGCCGCTCCGGTCAGACAGCGTCCGCCGATATCCCCCGCCTTCCCTTCGTCAGCACGCGGCGCACGCCTACCGCCGGTGCCCCGCCCCACCCAGCCGCCCGCTCCGTAAGGGGCTGATGGCGGGCGGCTCAGCTGATTACAGGCGCCGGAACGGCCCAACCCTTGTCGGTCAGGATGGCGTCCAGGCGGACGTCGTGGGGAGCGGGGGCGTGGGTCAGGCCCGCCGCGGCCAGGTCGCCGGTGGCCCAGGCGATGCCGATGGTGGTGAAGCTGTGGCCCTGGGACTTCAACGAGGCCAAAGTACGGTCGTAGTAGCCTTTGCCGTAGCCGATGCGGTCGCCCTGGCGGGTGTAGCCCAGGGTGGGCACCAGGACAATGTCGGGCGGGGGGGCTGCTTCACCCACGGGTTCCTGTATGCCGTAGGCGCCTTCCTGCATGGGCGCGCCGGGCGTCCATAATCTGAATTGCAACGGAGCATCGTCCGCGGTGACGACGGGCAGGGATACGCGGTATCCTTCTTCTTCGACCCATTGCTGCAGCAATGGCTGCAACGATGGCTCTTCGCCGGTGGACCAGAAAGCGGCGATGTTCTGGGGAACGGGCTTGCCGGCTTCGCTCAGCCGGGTCCGGCTGGTGGCCAGCCAGGTGAATAGCCGGCCCCTGATCAGCAGCGCTCCCCGATTGCGATCGACGGGATTCTGGGCGGCGCGCAACTGCTTGAGTCTTGTCCGTAGAGGGACTGCGTTATGCTCTGTGTTGTTATTCATGGGGCGGTGTTAAGTGGGATCAAATCACGATGTTAACCAATAGCCAACGGTATCAGAAAACCCGGAACGTGTCCGGCATGCTGCGATCCCATCGCTTGCGCGCGGGCCTGTGGCTTGCGTTGTCGGTGGGGTTGGTGGGATGTGCGGGTGCGGAGCGGCCGGCCAACCCGGCCGGCGCCGATCTGCGCCAGTCGCTTGCGCCTCTGGATACGGCCGGCGCGATGCAGGTGGCGGCCCTGGCGGGCGCCACGCCCGCTCCGCCGCAGTCGGCGTCGGGCACCATTACCCTGGTCACGCCGCCGCAGTCCCGCCAGGCGGTGGTTCGGGCGCGCGAGGCGATGCAGAAAAAGCAGTGGGCCATGCTTGAGACGCTGGTTCCCATTGCCAAGTCGGATCCGGTGCTGGGCACGTATGCCGAGTACTGGATGCTGCGCCAGAAACTGCAGGACAGCACGCAGCCCGTGCCGGATCAGGAAATGCAGCGGTTCATCCAGGCGCATCCCGATGGCTACCTGGCCGACCGCCTTCGGGGCGACTGGCTGGTGGCGGCGACGCGCGCCGGCAACTACGCACTGGCGGCGCGGCTGGGACCGCTGGTCAACAGCAATTCGCAGGAAACGTGCTCGCTGCTGCTGGCGCAGCACATGACGGGCCAGCGCATCAAGGCCGCCCAGGCGATCGAGGCATTCGAACCCAACCGGGCGTGCTGGAGCATGCTGGACGAATTCGAGGACAGCAAGGTCGTGGGCTGGAAGGAATTGGAGCCCCTGCTGCGAGCCACGCTCGAAACCAGCAAGACCGGCAATGCGCAGCGTCTGGCGGCCATCATGTTCGACGCCGGCGACATGGTGCAGTATGCCGCCCTGATGAAGAATCCGAAGAAGTGGCTGGCCGGTCGCAAGCCGCCCAAGTCGCGAACCGATACCGAGCTGGTCACCATCGCCCTGTCGCGCCTGGCCTACGGCTCGGAGCGCGAGCAGAACGCCGCCTACATCGAGCGCGAATGGTCCAAGGCCATACCGAAATCCAATCTGCAATGGGTCTGGAGCCAGTTCGGACTGGTGGCGGCCCTGAATGTGGAACTGAACGCCGTCGACTGGTACCGCCGTTCGGGCAACGCGCGCCTGACCGATTACAACCATGCCTGGCAGGTGCGATCCGAATTGCGCCAGCCCGGCATCGACTGGAATTGGGTGGCCCAGGCCATACGGCGCATGTCGGCCCAGCAGGCGGCCGAGCCGGTCTGGATGTACTGGTATGGGCGGGCCTTGCGTGCCCAGGGCAACCAGGAAGCCGCGACGAAGTACTTCCAGTCGATTGCCGGCGAACTCAATTTCTATGGGCAACTGGCCAGCGAAGAGCTGGGCCGGACGCTGTCGATTCCGCAGCCGCCCGCGCCGGTCACGGCCGGTGAACTGCAGCAGGCCCGCGAAAATCCGGGCTTGCAGCGTGCCATCGCCTTGTTCGACCTGGGCTGGCGGCCCGAGGCGGTGCCGGAATGGAACTACACCCTGCGCGGCATGACCGA is a genomic window containing:
- the ahcY gene encoding adenosylhomocysteinase, yielding MNTVAEANFTDYKIADIALAGWGRREIAIAETEMPGLMATREEYAASQPLKGARIAGSLHMTIQTAVLIETLKALGAEVRWASCNIFSTQDHAAAAIAASGTAVFAIKGETLEDYWNYTHQIFEWPNGQHANMILDDGGDATTLLHLGTKAESDISVLDKPGSEEERVLFASIKAQLARDPKWYSTRLAQVKGVTEETTTGVHRLYQMSKKGELAFPAINVNDSVTKSKFDNLYGCRESLVDGIKRATDVMVAGKIAVVCGFGDVGKGCAQALAALRAQVWVTEVDPICALQASMEGYRVVTLDEAADKADIFVTATGNYHVITRDHMDRMKDQAIVCNIGHFDNEIDVASVEGLEWEEIKPQVDHIIFPDGKRIILLAKGRLVNLGCATGHPSFVMSASFTNQTIAQIELFTRGQAYDKGRVYVLPKHLDEKVARLHLKKLGVQLTELRQDQADYINVPVAGPYKPDHYRY
- a CDS encoding phage holin family protein, encoding MEIILVWILNAVALLIVAYILPGITVASFGSALIAALVLGLLNTLVKPVLILLTLPITIVTLGLFLLVLNALVFWFAGSVLKGFQVNGFWWALLGAFVYSIVSGLLSRLLVS
- the metF gene encoding methylenetetrahydrofolate reductase [NAD(P)H], which encodes MSSSKQAISLEFFPPRDIAAQEKLVRSAKQLLALHPAYVSVTFGAGGSTRSGTADTVRLMQNLGCDAAPHLSCIGATRAVLGDILDSYRELGIRRIVALRGDLPSGMGGDAGELHYASQLVEFIRQHSGDWFHIEVAAYPEVHPQAASAASDLDHFIEKVKAGADSAITQYFFNADAYHDFVERVRARGVDIPIVPGIMPITNYSQLARFSNMCGAEIPRWMRLRLADFGDDKASIKAFGVDVISGLSQDLLDSGAPGLHFYTLNNAEVTMAIWKQLRLA
- a CDS encoding 5-formyltetrahydrofolate cyclo-ligase, encoding MNNNTEHNAVPLRTRLKQLRAAQNPVDRNRGALLIRGRLFTWLATSRTRLSEAGKPVPQNIAAFWSTGEEPSLQPLLQQWVEEEGYRVSLPVVTADDAPLQFRLWTPGAPMQEGAYGIQEPVGEAAPPPDIVLVPTLGYTRQGDRIGYGKGYYDRTLASLKSQGHSFTTIGIAWATGDLAAAGLTHAPAPHDVRLDAILTDKGWAVPAPVIS
- a CDS encoding transglycosylase SLT domain-containing protein — encoded protein: MLRSHRLRAGLWLALSVGLVGCAGAERPANPAGADLRQSLAPLDTAGAMQVAALAGATPAPPQSASGTITLVTPPQSRQAVVRAREAMQKKQWAMLETLVPIAKSDPVLGTYAEYWMLRQKLQDSTQPVPDQEMQRFIQAHPDGYLADRLRGDWLVAATRAGNYALAARLGPLVNSNSQETCSLLLAQHMTGQRIKAAQAIEAFEPNRACWSMLDEFEDSKVVGWKELEPLLRATLETSKTGNAQRLAAIMFDAGDMVQYAALMKNPKKWLAGRKPPKSRTDTELVTIALSRLAYGSEREQNAAYIEREWSKAIPKSNLQWVWSQFGLVAALNVELNAVDWYRRSGNARLTDYNHAWQVRSELRQPGIDWNWVAQAIRRMSAQQAAEPVWMYWYGRALRAQGNQEAATKYFQSIAGELNFYGQLASEELGRTLSIPQPPAPVTAGELQQARENPGLQRAIALFDLGWRPEAVPEWNYTLRGMTDRQLLAAAELARQEHIYDRVVNTSLQTQKEVDFSQRFIAPFEGRVTEKARQINLDPAWVYGLIRQESRFITDARSRVGASGLMQLMPATARWVARKIGMKDFTPSSVNDFDTNTVLGTNYLSMVLNDLNGSQVLATAGYNAGPRRPVQWRSKLAGPVEGAIFAETIPFTETRLYVKNVMSNATYYAMMFSGKPQSLKQRLGTVSPSPNKKVDLP